A single genomic interval of Selenobaculum gibii harbors:
- a CDS encoding aspartate kinase produces the protein MALIVKKFGGSSVGSVEKIIAVAKRIIEEKNKDDKVVMVVSAMGDTTDDLIALAKGINKEPYQYAREMDMLLTTGEQVSISLLAMAFKNLGHPAISLTGAQAGVKTNAVHTKGKIVDINPERILAELDKGQIVVVAGFQGLDMNGDPTTLGRGGSDTSAVAIAGALKADSCEIFTDVEGVYSSDPRVVKSARKMKEITYNEMLEMARLGAGVMQPRSVEMGKYFNIPIHVRSTFTKRPGTIIREECTMEDKEFNIRGVAHDCDVAKVAVLGVPNNPGIAHSIFAALAEANVDVDMIVQSIRNIEKNVTDMVFTVAITDLAEAKKIVDKVADQLNAIAVLIEEDVAKVSIVGAGMFGSPGIAARMFGALSTAGINIEVISTSEISISCLIKNSQVKEAVNAIHAEFFPEK, from the coding sequence ATGGCGTTAATTGTAAAAAAATTTGGCGGAAGTTCAGTTGGCAGTGTTGAGAAAATTATAGCAGTGGCCAAAAGAATTATAGAAGAAAAGAATAAGGATGATAAGGTTGTTATGGTTGTATCTGCAATGGGAGATACAACTGATGATTTAATTGCTTTGGCAAAAGGAATTAACAAAGAACCATATCAATATGCAAGAGAAATGGATATGTTACTTACTACGGGAGAACAAGTATCTATATCTTTATTAGCAATGGCATTTAAGAATCTTGGTCATCCTGCAATATCTTTAACTGGTGCGCAAGCTGGAGTAAAGACGAATGCAGTACATACAAAAGGAAAAATTGTTGATATTAATCCTGAGCGCATTTTAGCTGAATTGGATAAAGGTCAGATTGTCGTGGTTGCAGGATTCCAAGGGCTTGATATGAATGGAGATCCAACTACGCTTGGCCGTGGTGGCTCAGATACTTCGGCTGTGGCAATTGCAGGAGCTTTAAAAGCAGATAGTTGCGAAATTTTTACGGATGTGGAGGGTGTATATTCCTCTGATCCGAGGGTAGTAAAAAGTGCTCGAAAAATGAAAGAAATCACCTATAATGAAATGCTTGAAATGGCAAGACTTGGTGCAGGGGTTATGCAGCCACGTTCTGTAGAGATGGGAAAATATTTTAATATACCAATACATGTTCGTTCTACTTTTACAAAAAGACCGGGAACGATTATTAGGGAGGAATGTACAATGGAAGATAAAGAGTTTAATATTAGAGGCGTTGCACATGACTGCGATGTAGCAAAAGTTGCGGTATTAGGAGTACCTAATAATCCAGGGATTGCGCATTCGATTTTTGCTGCTTTAGCGGAAGCGAATGTTGATGTCGATATGATTGTACAAAGTATTCGTAACATAGAAAAAAATGTTACGGATATGGTATTTACAGTTGCAATTACTGATTTAGCAGAAGCAAAGAAGATAGTTGATAAAGTTGCTGATCAATTAAATGCAATCGCTGTATTGATTGAAGAAGATGTAGCAAAAGTATCTATTGTTGGTGCAGGTATGTTTGGTAGTCCCGGTATTGCAGCTAGAATGTTTGGTGCGTTATCAACAGCAGGCATTAATATAGAAGTAATCAGCACATCTGAAATTAGCATCTCTTGTTTAATTAAAAACAGCCAAGTGAAAGAAGCTGTAAATGCAATTCATGCAGAATTTTTCCCGGAAAAATAA
- the uraA gene encoding uracil permease yields MNNRVISVDQKLPLLQTIPLSLQHLFAMFGATVLVPILFKVNPATILLFNGIGTLLYLFICKGRVPAYLGSSFAFLSPVFLVLPQYGYEAALGGFIVVGAIFSLVALSIKAIGTKWIDIVFPPAAMGAIIAVIGLELMPTAAGMAGLTAEQVDTNTILVSIFTLVITILGSVAFRGFLAIIPILIGVISGYILAFFLGLVDLVPVEAASWFAIPTIYTPEFNLSAIAIILPAALVVIVEHIGHLIVTGNIIGKDLTKEPGLDKSLLGNGVSTILSGFFGSTPNTTYGENIGVLAITKVYSVWVIGGAAVFAIILSFVGKLAAAIQSIPVPVMGGVSLLLFGVIAASGIRMLVEAKVDYNKPSNLILTSVVLGIGVSNASLTIGTVTMKGMALATVVAIILSLTFKVIDSFHNND; encoded by the coding sequence ATGAATAACCGTGTAATTTCAGTAGATCAAAAGCTACCATTATTGCAAACAATTCCTTTAAGTTTGCAACACTTATTTGCTATGTTTGGAGCAACAGTCCTTGTCCCGATTCTTTTTAAAGTAAACCCTGCCACAATTTTATTATTTAATGGAATTGGAACTCTATTGTATTTATTCATTTGTAAAGGTAGAGTTCCTGCATATTTAGGATCCAGTTTTGCATTTTTGTCACCAGTATTTTTAGTTTTGCCTCAATACGGCTACGAAGCAGCATTAGGTGGATTTATTGTCGTAGGCGCAATATTTTCATTAGTTGCACTTAGCATCAAAGCTATCGGTACAAAATGGATTGATATCGTATTTCCGCCTGCTGCGATGGGAGCAATTATCGCTGTCATCGGTCTTGAATTGATGCCGACAGCCGCTGGTATGGCTGGACTAACAGCCGAGCAAGTTGATACAAATACGATTCTTGTCTCAATTTTCACTTTGGTCATTACAATTTTAGGCTCAGTTGCCTTCCGTGGTTTTTTAGCAATTATTCCAATCTTAATTGGAGTTATTAGCGGTTATATTTTAGCCTTTTTCTTGGGTTTAGTTGATTTAGTACCAGTCGAAGCAGCTTCCTGGTTTGCCATACCAACAATCTATACCCCTGAATTTAATTTAAGTGCAATTGCAATTATTTTACCAGCAGCACTTGTTGTTATTGTTGAACATATCGGACATCTTATTGTAACAGGCAATATCATTGGTAAAGATTTAACTAAAGAGCCTGGTTTAGACAAATCATTATTAGGTAATGGAGTTTCTACTATCCTTTCTGGATTTTTTGGCTCTACACCAAATACTACTTATGGTGAAAACATTGGCGTGCTCGCTATTACAAAAGTTTATAGTGTTTGGGTCATCGGCGGTGCAGCAGTTTTTGCGATTATCTTGTCCTTTGTTGGAAAACTTGCAGCTGCAATTCAAAGCATTCCCGTGCCTGTTATGGGCGGAGTATCCTTACTCCTTTTCGGTGTCATTGCAGCTTCTGGTATTAGAATGTTAGTAGAAGCAAAAGTCGATTACAATAAGCCTAGTAATTTAATTTTAACCTCTGTAGTTTTAGGCATTGGTGTAAGCAACGCAAGTCTTACTATCGGCACCGTAACAATGAAAGGCATGGCACTAGCAACTGTTGTAGCAATCATATTAAGCCTAACCTTTAAGGTGATTGATTCATTCCATAACAACGATTAA
- a CDS encoding DMT family transporter has product MSSLSFLKFYSSNPKLRGIIFTLLGGILWGFSGTCGQYLLSIKGFDATWITIIRMIIGGIIILAFSAIHKKEQLKRILLNKHDLFHLFLFSIFGLVICQYTYMTAIFYLNAGTATVLQYLGPLFIMIYTCIKTLRYPSAKEYISIFLAILGTFLLATQGNINALAISSQGLLWGLLSALGVMFYTILPINLMAKWGSIIVAGYGLLFGGIFLYLISGEWIFPFSIDLYTAFALAAIIIFGTVIAFILYLQGVNDIGAIKASMISCVEPVSAAIFSAIWLNSQFTFIDIIGFLCIITTVFLLIKSK; this is encoded by the coding sequence TTGTCTTCTCTTTCATTTTTAAAATTCTATTCAAGCAATCCTAAACTACGTGGCATTATCTTTACTTTACTAGGCGGTATCTTATGGGGATTTTCTGGAACTTGCGGGCAATATCTATTATCTATAAAAGGCTTTGATGCTACGTGGATTACAATTATCCGTATGATAATCGGAGGTATAATTATATTAGCCTTCTCAGCCATTCACAAAAAAGAACAATTAAAAAGAATTTTATTAAATAAACACGATCTTTTTCATCTTTTTTTATTTAGCATATTCGGCCTAGTAATTTGCCAATATACTTATATGACAGCCATTTTTTATCTCAATGCAGGTACTGCAACTGTTTTGCAATATCTTGGTCCGCTGTTTATTATGATCTATACCTGTATAAAGACATTGCGATATCCATCCGCTAAAGAGTATATCTCTATTTTTTTAGCTATTTTGGGTACTTTTCTATTGGCTACCCAAGGAAATATTAACGCTTTAGCCATTTCCTCGCAAGGATTACTCTGGGGCCTTTTATCCGCCTTAGGCGTCATGTTTTATACAATACTTCCAATAAATCTTATGGCAAAATGGGGAAGTATTATCGTAGCGGGTTATGGTCTACTTTTTGGAGGTATCTTTCTTTATCTTATTTCTGGCGAATGGATCTTTCCTTTTTCAATTGACCTATATACGGCATTTGCATTAGCTGCAATAATCATTTTTGGCACAGTGATTGCTTTTATTCTTTATTTACAAGGCGTAAACGATATTGGCGCAATAAAAGCAAGTATGATTTCTTGCGTTGAGCCTGTCTCAGCCGCAATTTTTTCAGCAATTTGGCTTAATTCGCAATTTACGTTTATCGATATCATAGGATTTCTATGTATTATTACAACTGTTTTTTTACTAATAAAATCAAAATAA
- a CDS encoding LysM peptidoglycan-binding domain-containing protein, producing MKLLTITLCSIFLWFMAPSTISNAYLQGNTFTTIEVRQGDDLWNIAKRYSSEKDDIRDLVFAIIELNHLDKNAHIFPGQTIKIPLIK from the coding sequence ATGAAATTACTAACAATTACCCTTTGTTCAATTTTTTTATGGTTCATGGCTCCTTCTACTATTTCTAACGCTTATCTTCAAGGTAATACTTTTACAACAATTGAAGTAAGACAAGGCGACGACCTATGGAACATTGCAAAAAGATATTCCAGTGAAAAAGATGATATTCGCGACTTGGTTTTTGCTATTATAGAATTAAATCATTTAGATAAGAATGCACATATTTTTCCTGGACAAACAATTAAAATTCCTTTAATAAAATAG
- a CDS encoding stalk domain-containing protein: protein MKKLSIVLLLIFMMISANTVFAQAVEERSNNIFNTIGIIDSIDKDSIAISGEGTYKNLILRVTDESYILNGKTGENLDFSTLKEHSSVSVYYDGRMTRSIPPIGFAKAIVVGDNDENGLYMQVREVEKIQDGVRVLCSNGDRLVTIKNDILADAKNISAGDELLVWYKAMTLSLPGQAVAEKAVILNKKPDITVELLDNSIIIKGNNQVISTRAIVKNEKILLPLRQIAEKFGYTVSWKEDSKSAELLKGPQFATLTIDSHDYGKNKMRIVLDDAPQMINGVTYVPSEFFEKALELSVKVK from the coding sequence ATGAAAAAATTATCTATAGTACTGTTACTTATTTTTATGATGATTAGCGCAAATACTGTATTTGCCCAAGCTGTTGAAGAAAGAAGTAATAATATTTTTAATACGATTGGCATAATTGATTCTATTGATAAAGATTCTATTGCAATTAGTGGCGAAGGAACATATAAAAATCTTATTTTAAGGGTTACGGATGAAAGTTATATTTTAAATGGAAAAACTGGAGAAAATTTAGATTTTTCTACGTTGAAAGAACATTCATCGGTCTCTGTGTATTATGATGGAAGAATGACGAGGAGTATTCCGCCAATTGGATTTGCTAAGGCGATTGTTGTTGGGGATAATGATGAAAATGGTTTATATATGCAAGTGAGAGAAGTTGAAAAAATTCAAGACGGTGTCAGAGTACTTTGCTCTAATGGTGATCGCTTAGTCACAATAAAAAATGATATTTTAGCTGATGCAAAAAATATTAGTGCTGGTGATGAATTACTTGTTTGGTATAAAGCGATGACATTAAGTTTACCAGGACAAGCAGTAGCAGAAAAAGCTGTGATTTTAAATAAGAAACCAGATATTACAGTTGAGCTTTTAGATAATAGCATTATAATTAAAGGGAATAATCAAGTGATTTCTACACGGGCGATTGTAAAAAATGAAAAGATTCTATTGCCATTGCGTCAGATTGCAGAGAAATTTGGGTATACTGTTTCTTGGAAAGAAGATAGTAAATCTGCGGAGCTATTAAAAGGACCACAATTTGCAACCTTAACGATTGATAGTCATGACTATGGGAAAAATAAAATGCGCATAGTTTTAGATGACGCTCCTCAGATGATCAATGGAGTAACGTATGTTCCTAGTGAATTTTTTGAAAAAGCATTAGAACTAAGTGTAAAAGTAAAATAA
- a CDS encoding homocysteine synthase — translation MTLPENLEFATLAVHGGQEADPTTGSRAVPIYQTTAYNFRDVEHAANLFELKEPGNIYTRLMNPTTDVFEKRIALLENGIAALAFASGHAAIFASILNIAEAGDEIVSASTLYGGTYNMFAYNLPRYGIHVNFVDAENPENFAKAITSKTKAIYAEVIGNPKADILDIEAVAKIAHEHNIPLIVDSTFATPYLCRPIDFGADVVIHSATKFLGGHGTSMGGVVIDAGKFDWTKGNFPLINAPDPSYHGLNYAKDVGAAAFITRLRVQMLRDLGACLSPFNSFMFLVGLETLHLRMQRHAENALKVAEFLQSHELVSWVSYPSLSGDKQFDKAKKYCPKGAGAIFTFGIKGGLEAGKKFINSLKLFSLLANVGDAKSLVIHPASTTHSQLTPEQLESAGVQPDLIRLSIGIEDVQDIIADLDEALKATVK, via the coding sequence ATGACATTACCAGAGAACTTAGAATTTGCTACCTTAGCTGTACACGGAGGACAAGAGGCAGATCCAACAACAGGGTCAAGAGCTGTTCCAATTTATCAGACCACGGCATATAATTTTCGGGATGTTGAACATGCTGCAAATTTATTTGAATTAAAGGAACCTGGAAATATTTATACTAGACTTATGAATCCGACGACCGATGTATTTGAAAAAAGAATCGCTTTATTAGAAAATGGAATAGCGGCTTTAGCTTTTGCATCTGGACATGCAGCTATTTTTGCATCAATTCTCAATATTGCTGAAGCTGGTGATGAAATAGTCAGTGCTTCTACTTTATATGGTGGTACATACAATATGTTTGCTTATAATTTACCGCGGTATGGAATACACGTGAATTTTGTAGATGCAGAAAATCCTGAGAATTTTGCAAAAGCAATTACTTCAAAAACCAAGGCGATTTATGCTGAGGTGATTGGCAATCCTAAAGCAGATATTTTAGATATTGAAGCCGTAGCTAAAATTGCGCATGAACATAATATTCCATTAATTGTCGATAGTACATTTGCCACTCCTTATTTATGTCGACCGATTGATTTTGGTGCAGATGTAGTGATTCACTCAGCAACGAAGTTTCTTGGCGGACATGGTACATCTATGGGCGGCGTTGTTATTGATGCAGGAAAATTTGATTGGACAAAGGGGAATTTTCCACTAATTAATGCGCCGGATCCAAGCTATCATGGGTTAAATTATGCAAAAGATGTAGGAGCGGCAGCATTTATTACTAGACTAAGAGTGCAAATGCTTAGAGATTTAGGTGCTTGTTTAAGCCCATTTAATAGTTTTATGTTTTTAGTTGGATTGGAAACACTACACCTTCGTATGCAAAGACATGCTGAAAATGCATTAAAAGTAGCTGAATTTTTACAATCACATGAACTTGTTAGTTGGGTTAGCTATCCTAGTCTTTCTGGTGATAAACAATTTGATAAGGCAAAGAAATATTGCCCAAAAGGTGCAGGTGCAATTTTTACTTTCGGTATAAAAGGCGGTTTAGAGGCCGGAAAGAAATTTATTAATTCTTTGAAATTATTTTCTTTACTTGCGAATGTAGGTGATGCAAAATCATTAGTTATTCATCCTGCTAGCACAACACATTCACAATTAACACCAGAGCAACTAGAAAGTGCAGGTGTGCAGCCAGATTTAATTAGACTTTCAATAGGTATTGAAGATGTGCAAGATATTATTGCTGATTTGGATGAAGCGTTAAAAGCTACAGTAAAATGA
- a CDS encoding YjbE family putative metal transport protein produces MEFLSSVLSIVILDLVLAGDNAVVIALAARNLPREKKNKAIYLGTLGAIVIRTLMTLCAVWLLTIPYLQALGGLVLIPVACKLLKKEEHTEHVDSSTGFWGAIKTIIIADAVMGIDNVLAIAGAAHGDFLLVVIGLLISVPIVVWGSKWIGRWMEDYPILVYVGAGILAWTAGSMIVHDKIIGSYLNSVSHVLTFLIPITIVGLVLIFGYLSGKGKKK; encoded by the coding sequence ATGGAGTTTTTATCATCAGTTTTATCTATAGTAATTTTAGATTTGGTTTTGGCAGGAGATAATGCTGTTGTTATCGCATTAGCCGCAAGAAATTTACCCAGAGAGAAAAAGAATAAAGCAATTTATTTAGGAACTTTAGGCGCAATTGTTATTCGTACTTTAATGACTTTATGTGCAGTATGGCTTTTAACAATTCCTTATTTGCAAGCATTAGGTGGGTTAGTACTTATTCCTGTGGCATGTAAATTATTAAAAAAAGAAGAACATACTGAACACGTTGATTCTTCAACTGGATTTTGGGGGGCAATTAAAACTATCATCATTGCGGATGCTGTGATGGGAATTGATAACGTATTAGCCATTGCAGGAGCAGCGCATGGTGACTTTTTACTCGTTGTTATTGGATTATTAATTAGTGTTCCGATTGTAGTTTGGGGAAGCAAATGGATCGGTAGATGGATGGAAGATTATCCAATATTAGTTTATGTTGGTGCCGGAATTTTAGCTTGGACAGCGGGATCAATGATTGTACACGATAAAATCATTGGGAGTTATTTAAATTCAGTTTCTCATGTATTAACATTCCTAATTCCGATAACAATTGTTGGACTTGTATTGATTTTTGGATACCTTTCTGGAAAAGGCAAAAAGAAATAA
- a CDS encoding DMT family transporter, protein MGDTTSITLGSLLLAGLSGVLMAIQGSINASLGKVIGIWEATFIVHVIAVIVLFLMLFGIKLGDGSFSNINQAPWYSYLGGVISVFIIYLVALSIPKLGAANATTAIIIGQVLMAGVIDYFGLFGLKQLHFGWQHVLGILFLAIGAKLLLNDL, encoded by the coding sequence ATGGGAGACACTACTTCAATAACATTGGGGTCGCTTTTATTAGCCGGATTGTCAGGTGTATTGATGGCTATTCAAGGTAGTATTAATGCCTCTTTGGGAAAGGTTATCGGGATATGGGAGGCTACTTTTATTGTTCATGTAATAGCTGTTATTGTTTTGTTTTTAATGTTGTTTGGAATTAAATTGGGTGATGGAAGTTTTTCTAATATTAATCAAGCGCCTTGGTATAGTTATTTAGGAGGCGTTATTAGCGTTTTTATCATTTATCTAGTAGCATTAAGTATACCTAAATTAGGTGCTGCAAATGCGACGACTGCTATTATTATTGGACAAGTATTGATGGCTGGGGTTATTGATTATTTTGGATTATTTGGCTTAAAACAATTACACTTTGGCTGGCAACATGTACTAGGTATTTTATTCTTGGCTATTGGTGCAAAATTACTTTTAAATGATTTGTAG
- a CDS encoding 3D domain-containing protein, whose translation MKKFSRIFVILIIVTFSINAIVFAGTDNQKKTKENTVNSSHTESTHNSSKDKKKQSKEVAETEDNSLGKKLEQENGELRKESAQIKAQPFIVKYGMRGESVRTVQTILMELGFYADTVDGVFGNNTLNAVKDFQLAHKMIPDGIVGDATLAVMKRAEPIVNRNMRSFFMNASAYSAYDPGNSQYTSRGSFLRKGLVAVDPSFIPLGTRLYIPGYGYAIADDVGGSIKGNRIDLAFDSHREALEFGRRDVVVYIVD comes from the coding sequence TTGAAAAAATTTTCTCGTATCTTTGTTATTTTGATTATAGTTACTTTTTCGATAAATGCAATTGTATTTGCTGGAACTGATAATCAAAAGAAAACGAAAGAAAATACCGTAAACTCATCCCACACCGAATCAACGCACAATTCTAGCAAAGATAAAAAGAAACAAAGTAAAGAAGTTGCTGAAACAGAAGATAATTCACTTGGTAAAAAATTAGAACAAGAAAACGGAGAACTAAGGAAGGAAAGTGCGCAAATCAAGGCACAGCCTTTTATAGTTAAATATGGAATGCGTGGAGAATCGGTAAGGACAGTGCAAACAATATTGATGGAATTAGGTTTTTATGCAGATACAGTTGATGGAGTTTTTGGTAATAATACGTTAAATGCAGTGAAAGACTTTCAACTGGCACATAAAATGATTCCAGATGGCATTGTAGGGGATGCGACATTAGCAGTAATGAAAAGAGCAGAGCCAATTGTAAACCGAAATATGAGATCATTTTTTATGAATGCGTCTGCATATAGTGCATATGATCCAGGAAATTCTCAATATACTTCTAGAGGAAGTTTTTTGCGTAAAGGGCTTGTTGCGGTTGACCCTTCATTTATTCCTCTTGGAACTAGATTATATATACCAGGGTATGGTTATGCTATTGCTGACGATGTTGGGGGATCAATAAAAGGCAATCGTATAGATTTGGCTTTTGATAGTCATCGTGAAGCATTGGAATTTGGACGTCGTGATGTTGTTGTTTATATAGTTGATTAA